TTTCAGTGAGCCAAAAGTATAAAAACTTTAAGAACTAAAAAAATAAAATCTCAACATTTCACACACTTCTTGTTATTTCTTATACTTTTTAACAAAAAATATTAAACAATTGTTGATTGTCCAATATGAACGTTGTCATTATTAAAATAAAGCAGATCATCTTTGCTGAAAATAAAATTAGAAACAAACTCCCCTACTTCATTGGTACCGAATTTTGAATCTGCTTTTAAATCAACTGTAACTACTTTAAATTCTATTGCTTTTTCTACAGCCTGATATATAACATTAGCTTCTTTGAACAAACCAAAATGTTCTAACAACATTGCTGCAGATAAAATTGAAGCAATCGGATTTGCAATATTTTTTCCTTTTGCCTGTGGATAAGAGCCATGAATTGGTTCGAAAAGCGCATTCTTTTCTCCTAAAGATGCCGAAGCCAATAAACCAATTGAACCTGTGATAACACTTGCTTCATCAGATAAAATATCTCCAAATAAATTCTCTGTCAGAATCACATCAAATTGTTTTGGGTTTAAAATAATCTGCATTGCTGCGTTGTCTACAAACAAAAAGTCAAGAGCTACATCTGGATAACTTTCGCCCACTTTCTGAACTACTTTTCTCCATAATCTTGAAGTTTCTAAAACATTTGCTTTATCCACCATTGTTAACTTTTTACGTCGGTTTTGTGCCGATTTGAAAGCTAAATGTGCAATTCTGGTAATTTCTTCTTCTGAATATTCACATAAATCTGAGGCATGTGTGCCATCTTCATTTAATGTTTTAGCTCCAAAATACGCTCCACCTGTTAATTCTCTGAAAATAGTAAAATCAGCACCCTCAATAATTTCTCTTTTTAAAGGAGAAGATTCAAGTAAAGATTTATAAGGTTTAATAGGGCGAATGTTTGCAAACAAGCCTAACTCCTTACGCAATTTTAATAATCCCTGTTCCGGACGCACCTTTGCATTTGGATTATTATCATACTTAGGATCTCCAATTGCGCCAAATAAAACGGCATCTGTATTTAAACAAAGATTTAGCGTTTGCTCCGGAAGTGGGTTTCCTGTTTTCTCAATTGCGATTGCCCCCATAAGAGCCTCCTCAAAAACAAATTCATGATTGTACACTTCGCCAATGGCGTACAAAGCTTTTTTGGCTTGTAAAACTACTTCTGGTCCAATACCATCTCCTGGTAAAACTGCTATTTTCAAATTCATAACGTCTCGTTCTTTATGATTTAAATCTTTATTTTTTTTCTATTTTTTTGCTTCTTTCTTCTATCCTCTTCTCAACTAGTTTCTAATTAATTCTCCATCAATTTTGCAAGCTTCGATGATTTGATGAATATCAGCATCTATAACTTCTTTTTTGATATCAGCGAATTTCAAAAACTCAATGTATACAATATCCAATTGTACTTTAGTCAACTCGTAACCCACTTTTTTAGCACGGTAAGCTAAAGCAGCTCTTCCGCTTCTTGCTGTCAAAATAATAGAGGATTCATTTACACCAACATCAAGTGGATCCATAATCTCGTATGTTGCTCTGTTTTTGATTACCCCATCTTGGTGAATTCCTGAACTGTGCGCAAAAGCATTTGCTCCAACAATCGCTTTATTTGGCTGTACAATCATTCCCATACTTTCAGAAACTAAACGACTCATTTCATTTAATTCTCTTGTATTGATATTAGTATCAAGATTTAAGTAAGGATGTTGTTTAAAAATCATTACTACTTCTTCAAGTGCAGTATTTCCGGCTCTTTCTCCAATACCATTAATAGTACATTCTATTTGTCTCGCTCCGTTTATAGCTCCTGCAATTGAATTTGCAGTTGCCATTCCTAAATCATTATGACAGTGACAGGAAAGGATTACGTTCTCGATTCCTTTTACGTTTTCTTTTAAATATTTAATTTTTGCTCCATATTCTTCAGGAAGACAATATCCTGTTGTATCAGGAATATTTAATACTGTAGCTCCGGATTTAATTACTTCTTCACAAACTTTTGCAAGAAAAGCATTGTCAGTTCTACCAGCATCTTCTGCATAGAATTCAACATCTTCTACGTATG
The sequence above is drawn from the Flavobacterium sp. N2038 genome and encodes:
- the leuB gene encoding 3-isopropylmalate dehydrogenase, encoding MNLKIAVLPGDGIGPEVVLQAKKALYAIGEVYNHEFVFEEALMGAIAIEKTGNPLPEQTLNLCLNTDAVLFGAIGDPKYDNNPNAKVRPEQGLLKLRKELGLFANIRPIKPYKSLLESSPLKREIIEGADFTIFRELTGGAYFGAKTLNEDGTHASDLCEYSEEEITRIAHLAFKSAQNRRKKLTMVDKANVLETSRLWRKVVQKVGESYPDVALDFLFVDNAAMQIILNPKQFDVILTENLFGDILSDEASVITGSIGLLASASLGEKNALFEPIHGSYPQAKGKNIANPIASILSAAMLLEHFGLFKEANVIYQAVEKAIEFKVVTVDLKADSKFGTNEVGEFVSNFIFSKDDLLYFNNDNVHIGQSTIV
- a CDS encoding 2-isopropylmalate synthase, which translates into the protein MNREKVQIFDTTLRDGEQVPGCKLDTKQKLVIAERLDKMGVDIIEAGFPVSSPGDFLSVSEICKIVENATVCGLTRAVKNDIDVAAAALKHAKKPRIHTGIGTSESHILHKLQTTPEDIIARAKYAVAHAKTYVEDVEFYAEDAGRTDNAFLAKVCEEVIKSGATVLNIPDTTGYCLPEEYGAKIKYLKENVKGIENVILSCHCHNDLGMATANSIAGAINGARQIECTINGIGERAGNTALEEVVMIFKQHPYLNLDTNINTRELNEMSRLVSESMGMIVQPNKAIVGANAFAHSSGIHQDGVIKNRATYEIMDPLDVGVNESSIILTARSGRAALAYRAKKVGYELTKVQLDIVYIEFLKFADIKKEVIDADIHQIIEACKIDGELIRN